The Endozoicomonas montiporae CL-33 genome contains a region encoding:
- the glgC gene encoding glucose-1-phosphate adenylyltransferase: MSSILSMILAGGEGSRLSPLTGYRAKPAVPFGGQYRIIDFVLSNFVNSDLHKIYVLTQFKSHSLNKHLQRCWRIAGLSDKFIDTLPAQMWTGQDWYQGTADAIFQNLHLVESQDPDQVAIFGGDHIYTMDVRKMINLHEESEAALTVAAIPVPVEEAYHFGVIEIDESGCMIGFEEKPKENPKTIPGNPNYVLASMGNYIFERKCLERVLREDHLNEESSHDFGKDIIPKLFPKEKVMVYNYAENEVPGSDKTGYWRDVGTLDAYWEANMDLLSDNPPIDLHNLKWPINTYVPPFPPALIAYNRESREGHINDSMIGTGCIFNDVFMDHSVVGYNVEIGKQARVSDSVILPNVKIGEGCEIRKAIIDKRVEIAPGTKIGVNLEEDRKLFKVTESGIVVIPRGTKVGF; the protein is encoded by the coding sequence GTGTCTTCAATTCTATCTATGATTCTTGCCGGGGGTGAAGGGTCTCGTCTGTCACCACTGACCGGTTATCGTGCCAAGCCTGCGGTACCGTTTGGTGGACAGTATCGAATTATTGATTTTGTACTGAGTAACTTTGTGAACTCGGACCTGCACAAAATCTATGTACTGACCCAGTTCAAATCACACTCGCTGAACAAACATCTTCAGCGTTGCTGGAGAATTGCGGGTTTGTCCGACAAGTTCATTGATACACTGCCTGCCCAGATGTGGACTGGTCAGGACTGGTATCAGGGAACTGCGGACGCTATTTTCCAGAACCTGCATCTGGTTGAATCCCAGGACCCTGATCAGGTTGCGATTTTTGGTGGCGACCATATTTACACTATGGACGTTCGCAAGATGATCAACCTGCACGAAGAATCAGAAGCGGCTCTGACCGTTGCGGCCATTCCTGTTCCAGTGGAAGAAGCCTATCACTTTGGTGTGATCGAGATCGACGAAAGCGGTTGTATGATTGGTTTTGAAGAAAAGCCAAAGGAAAATCCAAAGACGATTCCGGGTAACCCGAACTATGTTCTGGCTTCCATGGGTAACTATATCTTCGAGCGCAAGTGTCTGGAACGTGTTCTTCGTGAAGATCACCTGAATGAAGAATCCAGCCACGACTTCGGCAAAGATATTATTCCAAAGCTGTTTCCGAAAGAAAAAGTAATGGTTTATAACTACGCCGAGAATGAAGTGCCGGGCAGTGACAAAACCGGTTACTGGCGTGATGTGGGTACTCTGGATGCTTACTGGGAGGCGAACATGGACTTGCTGTCTGACAATCCTCCAATTGACCTGCATAACCTGAAGTGGCCGATCAACACCTATGTTCCTCCATTCCCGCCAGCCCTGATTGCCTACAATCGTGAATCCCGTGAAGGCCATATCAATGATTCCATGATTGGCACCGGCTGTATTTTCAACGATGTATTTATGGATCACTCTGTTGTGGGTTACAACGTTGAAATTGGCAAGCAGGCGCGGGTGTCTGATTCTGTGATCCTGCCAAACGTTAAAATTGGTGAGGGCTGTGAAATCCGCAAGGCGATTATCGACAAGCGCGTAGAAATTGCGCCAGGCACCAAGATTGGTGTGAACCTTGAAGAAGATCGCAAACTGTTCAAAGTGACTGAAAGCGGCATTGTTGTCATTCCAAGAGGAACCAAGGTTGGCTTCTAA
- the glgA gene encoding glycogen synthase GlgA, whose amino-acid sequence MSFQEEPRLASNLNSNLNSGLNVVFAVSEFDGIVKTGGLADAAGALAPVMKAAGHQVKVIMPAYRAALAKVPTDSIAGGGVRMNHNETLWFGIRHGQFRGTDVYFIEYDEFFGRGGIYGEGGQGYHDNSRRFAFFSKAVLETCRILGFKPDVVHCHDWQTALLPYYLRIDECGNPFFADTKSLLTIHNAAYQQKTDESQMESLGIGWRYYNPACFEDFGMINILKGGIAFADKINTVSPQYARELLTPLGSHGLMESFKRRETDLSGILNGCDYTQWNPETDALIPAHFSRANRSGKAECKAALQQRIGLPVDHHKPVYGLVSRLAEQKGFDYLIPALWRFLHSDVQVVLLGSGEPHTAAALEELAHAFPDKCRFYNGFENQLAHWIEAGSDFFLMPSLFEPCGLNQIYSLKYGTLPIVRRVGGLSDTVAGFGEHHEQGTGFVFNSTDPNELFDCLQTSLHVYYQHDLFGQMQDNAMSKSFTWEQAADAYCSVYHSLR is encoded by the coding sequence TTGTCATTCCAAGAGGAACCAAGGTTGGCTTCTAACCTGAACTCTAACCTGAACTCTGGCCTGAACGTTGTTTTCGCGGTGTCCGAATTCGACGGCATTGTCAAAACCGGAGGACTGGCCGATGCGGCTGGCGCTCTGGCACCGGTCATGAAAGCAGCGGGTCACCAGGTTAAGGTGATTATGCCGGCATATCGTGCAGCACTGGCCAAGGTGCCCACCGATTCCATCGCCGGTGGCGGTGTACGGATGAATCATAATGAAACCCTGTGGTTCGGGATTCGTCATGGTCAGTTCCGCGGCACTGACGTGTATTTTATCGAGTACGACGAGTTCTTTGGTCGTGGCGGTATTTACGGGGAAGGTGGTCAGGGGTATCACGATAACAGCCGACGTTTTGCTTTCTTCAGCAAGGCTGTACTGGAAACCTGTCGTATTCTGGGTTTTAAGCCGGATGTTGTTCACTGCCACGATTGGCAGACGGCATTGCTGCCTTATTACCTGCGTATCGATGAATGCGGTAATCCTTTCTTTGCCGATACTAAATCCTTGCTGACGATTCACAATGCTGCCTATCAGCAGAAAACCGATGAATCGCAGATGGAGAGTCTCGGCATTGGCTGGCGCTACTACAATCCGGCCTGCTTTGAAGACTTCGGCATGATCAATATTCTCAAGGGCGGTATTGCCTTTGCGGACAAGATCAACACGGTAAGTCCTCAGTATGCCAGAGAGTTGCTGACGCCTCTGGGTTCCCACGGTTTGATGGAAAGCTTCAAACGCCGCGAAACGGATCTGTCGGGTATTTTGAACGGCTGCGATTACACCCAGTGGAATCCGGAAACCGATGCTCTGATTCCGGCGCATTTCTCCCGTGCCAATCGTTCCGGTAAAGCGGAGTGTAAAGCGGCATTGCAACAGCGCATAGGCTTGCCGGTTGATCACCATAAGCCGGTTTATGGTCTAGTGAGTCGTCTGGCGGAACAGAAAGGTTTTGACTATCTGATTCCGGCGCTCTGGCGTTTTCTGCACAGCGATGTGCAGGTGGTTTTGCTGGGTTCTGGCGAGCCTCATACGGCGGCAGCCCTGGAAGAACTGGCGCATGCATTCCCGGATAAGTGTCGTTTTTATAACGGTTTTGAAAATCAGCTGGCGCACTGGATTGAAGCCGGTTCTGACTTCTTCCTGATGCCTTCGCTGTTTGAACCCTGTGGTCTGAACCAGATTTACAGCCTGAAATACGGCACGCTGCCAATTGTCAGACGTGTTGGTGGTTTGAGCGATACCGTTGCCGGTTTTGGTGAACATCATGAGCAGGGAACAGGCTTTGTATTCAACAGCACAGACCCTAATGAGCTGTTCGATTGCCTGCAGACGTCTTTGCACGTTTATTACCAGCATGACCTGTTCGGCCAGATGCAGGATAACGCCATGAGCAAGAGCTTCACCTGGGAACAGGCAGCTGACGCTTATTGCTCGGTGTATCACTCGCTTCGATAG
- the glgB gene encoding 1,4-alpha-glucan branching protein GlgB has translation MNIAVHSTIPAAEQELGQVLCACPFSYLGLHKAVDNKGLILRVWRPDADEISVIEQPSGKKLGDMQRFESGLFELHLPRRRKPFNYELSIAKEGGHTFRVFDPYQFGEYTLREEHVDYDALHRHQGAHLITHALNAKRQVKGVLFRVYAPNARSVSLVGNFNNWDGRLHPMASADDGVWRLFVPGLTPGDLYKYEIHDKFGNKLPLKADPFGTYSEQWPGLSSIVHDDSRYQWKDSQWMKQRGELYDKPMSVYELHAGSWRRKDGNIIMNYRELAKELVPYVKKMGFTHIELMPVSEHPLYESWGYQPVGMFAVTSRYGSPDDFKFFIDQFHKAGIGVILDWVPAHFPNDDHGLVQFDGSAVYEHPDSRRGWHPDWQTCIYDFGKPFVQDFLISSALYWLEEYHIDGLRVDAVASMLYLDYSREDGEWEPNRNGGNENLEAIHFLKRFNKTVYERFPTAMTIAEESTSYPGVSKPLYDDGLGFGFKWNMGWMHDSLEYMKKEPVHRPYHHDQMTFSTVYAWSENFVLSLSHDEVVYGKGTLLTRMPGDDWQKFANLRTYLSFMWTHPGKKLLFMGCEFGSWNEWNHHQSLDWHLVEDKNSPHCGVQKLVQTLNKLYKSEASLHERDLCYKGFQWLVNDDYQQSVLAYVRFCNDGHPIIVINNLTPVVRHDYCVGVPAKGEYKLLLNSDDQGFGGSGVSAGNKFVTETVEQHGQEQSLKLTLPPLSTVMLKLK, from the coding sequence ATGAATATTGCTGTTCATTCGACCATACCTGCCGCAGAGCAGGAACTGGGGCAAGTGCTTTGTGCTTGCCCTTTCTCTTATCTGGGCTTGCATAAAGCGGTTGATAACAAAGGCCTGATACTGCGCGTATGGCGCCCTGATGCCGATGAGATTTCTGTTATCGAGCAGCCATCCGGTAAAAAACTGGGGGATATGCAGCGTTTTGAATCCGGCTTGTTTGAGCTGCACCTGCCGCGCCGTCGTAAGCCATTCAATTATGAGCTGAGCATTGCCAAAGAAGGTGGTCACACGTTCCGGGTGTTTGATCCGTACCAGTTTGGTGAATACACCCTGCGCGAAGAGCATGTGGATTATGATGCCCTGCATCGTCATCAGGGGGCTCACCTGATCACCCATGCCCTGAATGCTAAACGTCAGGTTAAGGGTGTTCTGTTCCGTGTGTATGCGCCGAACGCGCGTTCTGTCAGTCTGGTGGGTAACTTTAATAACTGGGATGGCCGTTTGCACCCGATGGCAAGTGCTGATGACGGTGTGTGGCGACTGTTTGTTCCGGGTCTGACTCCGGGTGATCTGTACAAGTACGAGATTCATGACAAGTTTGGCAACAAACTGCCATTAAAAGCGGATCCGTTCGGTACCTATTCTGAACAGTGGCCCGGGCTTTCTTCCATTGTCCATGACGACAGCAGATACCAATGGAAAGACAGCCAGTGGATGAAACAGCGCGGCGAACTGTACGACAAGCCAATGTCTGTTTATGAATTGCATGCGGGTTCCTGGCGTCGTAAAGACGGCAATATCATCATGAATTATCGTGAGCTGGCTAAAGAGCTTGTGCCGTATGTCAAGAAAATGGGCTTCACCCACATCGAACTGATGCCGGTGAGTGAGCACCCGCTGTATGAGTCCTGGGGCTACCAGCCTGTTGGCATGTTTGCGGTGACCAGTCGCTATGGCAGCCCCGATGACTTCAAGTTCTTCATTGACCAGTTCCACAAGGCTGGCATTGGTGTCATTCTGGACTGGGTGCCTGCGCACTTCCCGAATGACGACCATGGTCTGGTGCAGTTTGACGGTTCTGCCGTCTATGAACATCCGGACTCGCGCCGTGGCTGGCATCCTGACTGGCAGACCTGCATTTATGATTTTGGTAAGCCGTTTGTTCAGGATTTCCTGATCAGTAGTGCATTGTACTGGCTGGAGGAATACCATATCGATGGTCTGCGGGTCGATGCGGTAGCTTCGATGCTGTATCTGGACTACTCCCGTGAAGACGGAGAGTGGGAGCCCAACCGTAATGGCGGCAACGAAAACCTGGAAGCGATTCACTTCCTGAAGCGTTTCAATAAAACGGTGTATGAACGCTTCCCAACGGCTATGACCATTGCGGAAGAGTCCACCAGTTATCCGGGTGTATCCAAACCATTGTACGACGATGGGTTAGGATTTGGCTTCAAATGGAACATGGGCTGGATGCATGATTCTCTGGAATACATGAAGAAAGAGCCGGTGCACCGCCCGTATCACCATGACCAGATGACCTTCAGTACCGTGTATGCCTGGAGTGAAAACTTTGTTCTGTCACTGTCTCACGATGAGGTAGTGTATGGCAAGGGTACGTTGCTGACCCGGATGCCGGGTGACGACTGGCAGAAGTTTGCCAACCTTCGTACCTACCTGTCGTTTATGTGGACACACCCGGGCAAGAAGCTGTTGTTCATGGGCTGTGAGTTTGGTAGCTGGAATGAATGGAATCATCATCAGTCACTGGACTGGCATCTGGTAGAAGACAAGAACAGCCCGCACTGCGGTGTGCAAAAGCTGGTTCAGACGCTGAACAAATTGTACAAGTCCGAAGCTTCTCTGCACGAAAGGGATCTTTGCTACAAAGGTTTCCAGTGGCTGGTAAACGATGACTATCAACAGAGTGTACTGGCGTATGTCCGCTTCTGTAATGATGGACATCCGATTATTGTGATCAACAACCTCACACCGGTTGTTCGCCACGATTACTGTGTGGGTGTTCCGGCTAAAGGTGAATACAAGTTGCTGTTGAACTCTGATGATCAGGGCTTTGGTGGTAGCGGTGTATCAGCGGGTAACAAATTTGTGACCGAAACCGTTGAACAGCATGGTCAGGAGCAGAGCCTGAAGTTGACACTGCCTCCTCTGTCAACGGTGATGTTGAAGCTTAAATGA
- the glgX gene encoding glycogen debranching protein GlgX → MSSVNLHPAASYELGARFYSQYPLNKNLSGVQFALSAPEAHSVELCLFDDKNREVRITIPDRYPYLRNDVWRLFVPGIKPGQLYGYRIHGEWNPQAGQRHNPAKLLIDPYAQKLSGEMQWNETLFDYTLGENEEWRINDLDSAEFMPKSVVVEHEFDWENTPAPAHQMANSIIYELNVRGFTMQHPQVPEKLRGTYLGLCEPVIIDYLKKLGVTAVELLPVTSFGSEHRLDNQGLQNYWGYNPLALMAPEASLAVDDPVTELKTMVKCLHQAGIEVILDVVFNHTTEGGNDGPCLSFRGIDNGGYYLLNERDPEISINHSGCGNTLKVENPMVMKLVTDTLRMWVQEYHIDGFRFDLAPGLGRKGWLYDSNSPFFQTIYQDPVLSCVKLIAEPWDLAPDGYQLGNFPRPWSEWNDRYRDCVRSFWRGDQGLLGQMAERLCGSSDIYRWKGRAPSASINYVCSHDGFTLHDLVSYSHKHNEANGEHNRDGDEHNFSWNCGREGESRDSKIIALRERYKRSLLATLFLSNGVSMLQAGDEFGNSQGGNNNAYCQNNPTGWLDWSWLDNKTDEQQRNYQLMRFVRLLIRARKENRVLTRDRFLCGIEEDPENYEVLWRSMDSKLMRSGDWQNPRNQCLFMHLLGDQSEPCECNFLVLFNAGVCEQIFKLPVVEDLKKRECLLDTSQDQVFSELPDFTGQTTVKVLPHSVMILKDECMPDCPATPDLIAHY, encoded by the coding sequence ATGAGCAGTGTCAACCTACATCCCGCCGCCAGCTACGAGCTGGGTGCACGGTTCTATTCTCAATATCCCTTGAACAAAAACCTTTCGGGTGTGCAGTTTGCACTGTCGGCACCGGAAGCGCATAGCGTTGAGCTTTGCCTGTTTGATGATAAAAACAGGGAAGTCAGAATTACCATACCTGACCGGTACCCTTACTTGAGAAACGATGTCTGGCGCCTGTTTGTACCCGGCATAAAACCGGGACAGTTATACGGTTACCGGATTCATGGTGAATGGAACCCTCAGGCCGGACAACGGCATAATCCGGCGAAGCTGCTGATTGATCCTTATGCTCAGAAACTCAGTGGTGAAATGCAGTGGAATGAGACTCTGTTTGATTACACGCTGGGCGAAAATGAAGAGTGGCGTATCAATGATCTGGACAGTGCTGAATTCATGCCCAAATCGGTAGTGGTTGAACATGAGTTTGACTGGGAGAATACACCGGCACCTGCCCACCAGATGGCTAACTCGATTATCTATGAGCTCAATGTCCGTGGATTTACCATGCAGCACCCTCAGGTTCCAGAGAAGCTCAGAGGGACTTATCTGGGGTTGTGTGAGCCCGTTATTATTGATTATCTGAAAAAGCTGGGTGTGACGGCTGTAGAGCTTTTGCCAGTCACCAGCTTTGGTTCGGAGCATCGGCTTGATAACCAGGGGCTGCAAAATTACTGGGGTTATAACCCGTTAGCGTTAATGGCACCTGAAGCTTCGCTGGCAGTGGATGACCCGGTGACTGAATTAAAGACAATGGTCAAGTGCCTGCATCAGGCCGGTATTGAAGTGATTCTTGACGTTGTTTTCAACCATACAACGGAAGGTGGTAATGACGGCCCCTGCCTGAGTTTTCGGGGAATTGATAACGGGGGTTACTATTTACTGAATGAACGGGACCCTGAAATCAGCATTAACCATTCTGGCTGTGGCAATACGTTGAAAGTTGAAAACCCCATGGTCATGAAGCTGGTCACGGATACGCTGAGAATGTGGGTTCAGGAATACCACATAGATGGTTTCCGGTTTGATCTGGCCCCGGGTCTGGGACGTAAAGGCTGGCTCTACGACAGTAACAGCCCATTTTTCCAGACGATTTATCAGGACCCGGTATTAAGCTGTGTGAAATTGATTGCCGAACCCTGGGATCTTGCACCTGATGGCTATCAGCTGGGTAATTTTCCAAGGCCGTGGTCGGAGTGGAATGACCGCTATCGGGACTGTGTTCGATCCTTCTGGCGGGGAGATCAGGGATTGCTGGGACAGATGGCCGAGCGGCTGTGTGGTTCTTCCGATATTTATCGTTGGAAGGGCAGGGCGCCCTCTGCGAGTATCAATTATGTCTGCAGTCATGATGGTTTTACCTTGCATGACCTTGTGTCGTACAGCCATAAACACAATGAAGCTAATGGTGAGCATAATCGCGATGGCGATGAGCATAACTTCTCCTGGAACTGTGGCAGGGAAGGCGAGAGCCGTGATTCAAAGATTATTGCCCTGAGAGAGCGCTATAAGCGCAGCTTACTGGCGACACTTTTTTTGTCCAACGGTGTATCCATGCTGCAGGCAGGTGATGAATTTGGAAATTCGCAGGGGGGGAATAATAATGCTTACTGCCAGAATAACCCCACCGGCTGGCTGGACTGGAGCTGGCTTGATAATAAAACCGATGAACAGCAGAGGAACTACCAGCTGATGCGGTTTGTCCGCCTGCTGATCAGGGCTCGAAAAGAGAACCGTGTACTGACCCGTGATCGTTTTCTTTGTGGAATTGAAGAAGATCCGGAAAATTATGAAGTGTTGTGGCGTTCTATGGACAGTAAGCTGATGCGTTCGGGGGACTGGCAGAATCCCAGAAACCAGTGTTTGTTTATGCACCTGCTGGGGGATCAGTCTGAACCTTGTGAATGTAATTTTCTGGTGTTGTTTAACGCGGGTGTTTGCGAGCAGATCTTTAAGTTACCGGTGGTTGAGGATCTTAAAAAGCGTGAATGCCTGTTAGATACATCTCAGGATCAGGTGTTTTCCGAGCTTCCGGATTTTACCGGGCAAACGACCGTTAAGGTTTTACCCCACAGCGTGATGATTCTGAAAGATGAGTGCATGCCGGATTGTCCGGCGACTCCGGATCTCATTGCACATTATTAG
- a CDS encoding DUF2726 domain-containing protein → MTLDHSLMLPAAIGTIALALIIFLWLRFRPTQLECKEPLFNPEFRAFLGQLDIAVRSHLIIFPAMPVKSVILGKGGGKALLRKFKNESFDFVVCHRRDMDVLCVIKLGGSSTSNEKYRKLCQSAGLTLLEYDIKPYRDVPSLRKEVLGACGIDEFELPEVQPQEPEQEPDADSSPDCPKCQSSMVLKTINKGSHAGEDCWVCSQYPDCKGARLKK, encoded by the coding sequence GTGACTCTGGATCATTCACTGATGTTGCCAGCCGCTATAGGTACAATCGCGCTGGCACTGATCATTTTTCTCTGGCTCCGGTTCAGGCCCACTCAACTTGAGTGTAAAGAGCCCCTTTTCAATCCAGAGTTTCGGGCATTTCTCGGACAACTCGATATAGCGGTTCGCAGCCACCTGATTATTTTTCCTGCCATGCCTGTCAAAAGTGTGATTCTGGGTAAAGGCGGTGGCAAAGCTTTATTAAGAAAATTCAAGAACGAAAGCTTTGACTTCGTCGTCTGTCATCGCCGCGATATGGATGTGCTCTGCGTTATAAAACTGGGCGGTAGCAGTACCAGCAATGAGAAATACCGCAAACTCTGCCAGTCTGCAGGACTGACACTGCTTGAATATGACATCAAGCCTTACAGAGATGTACCCAGTCTGCGCAAAGAAGTTCTGGGAGCCTGTGGTATCGATGAGTTTGAACTTCCGGAAGTTCAGCCCCAGGAACCAGAGCAAGAGCCAGACGCCGATTCGTCTCCGGACTGCCCTAAGTGTCAGTCATCCATGGTACTGAAAACCATCAACAAAGGCTCTCATGCTGGCGAAGACTGCTGGGTCTGCTCTCAATACCCCGACTGCAAAGGCGCGAGGCTAAAAAAATAG
- a CDS encoding cold shock domain-containing protein, protein MEATEKEMEAMLEGTVKWFNNPKGYGFIQAQEATENQDVLIHYSVIEMEGFKTLKAGQSVQFEIGQGPKGLIATKVIPGNSGEQSGDKQGDTPASREESLPA, encoded by the coding sequence ATGGAAGCGACCGAGAAGGAAATGGAAGCTATGCTGGAAGGAACAGTAAAGTGGTTCAACAACCCTAAAGGATATGGGTTTATTCAAGCTCAGGAAGCCACCGAAAATCAGGATGTACTGATACATTACTCTGTCATTGAGATGGAAGGCTTTAAAACCTTGAAAGCAGGTCAGAGTGTTCAGTTTGAAATTGGCCAGGGTCCGAAAGGGCTGATTGCAACCAAGGTTATCCCTGGTAACAGTGGTGAGCAGAGCGGCGACAAACAGGGTGACACACCTGCGTCCCGGGAAGAAAGTCTTCCTGCCTGA
- a CDS encoding sulfurtransferase translates to MALEKPDRQTLYGSVSSATARFDGLLNHCVNRLILSGLLVSSLFAPPVVAGMGTLISAAELNQWLQSDQDVLVLDVRKSLFYFLGHIPGARNIWRPDYEADASEYPYKGMRASQQKMASLLGKLGATSSSKIVLYDDSNGLDAARVWWILKLYGHDQVYLLNGGLRAWKQARFSTSIKPAFMPSKAQFEFKGTRHPEYLAELKQIRQLPQQNTVLLDVRSADEFNGITRLQGAFGKGRIPDSVWLEYSNSINASGFVAVNELQQLFSDHGITPEKEIIVYCQSGVRSAHTHFVLTELLKYPNVKNYDGSWVEWSWYRQLAVETGLKTPGEGS, encoded by the coding sequence ATGGCTCTGGAAAAACCGGATCGACAAACGCTTTATGGCTCAGTTTCCTCTGCCACAGCCAGGTTCGATGGACTCCTGAACCACTGTGTAAACCGGCTTATTCTTTCGGGTCTCCTCGTCAGCAGCCTGTTCGCTCCGCCGGTTGTAGCCGGGATGGGCACCCTTATATCGGCTGCCGAACTAAACCAATGGTTGCAGTCTGATCAGGATGTGCTGGTACTGGATGTTCGCAAGAGCCTGTTTTACTTTCTTGGCCACATACCCGGCGCACGGAATATCTGGCGACCGGATTATGAAGCCGATGCTTCCGAGTACCCCTATAAAGGTATGCGCGCCAGTCAGCAGAAAATGGCGTCTTTGCTGGGTAAACTGGGAGCCACTTCCTCCAGCAAAATTGTATTGTATGACGACAGCAACGGTCTGGATGCAGCCAGAGTCTGGTGGATTCTGAAACTGTACGGCCATGATCAGGTATACCTGCTGAATGGAGGGCTCAGGGCCTGGAAGCAGGCTCGTTTTTCCACCAGCATTAAACCGGCTTTCATGCCTTCTAAAGCACAGTTTGAATTTAAAGGCACCAGACATCCGGAATACCTCGCCGAGCTGAAACAAATCAGGCAACTGCCCCAACAAAACACCGTTCTGCTGGATGTACGAAGTGCTGACGAGTTTAATGGCATCACCCGCCTTCAGGGTGCCTTTGGTAAAGGGCGCATACCCGACAGTGTCTGGCTGGAATACAGCAACAGTATTAACGCCAGTGGTTTTGTGGCTGTCAACGAACTGCAACAACTGTTTTCAGACCATGGCATTACTCCGGAGAAAGAAATTATCGTTTATTGTCAGTCCGGCGTTCGTTCTGCGCATACTCACTTTGTTCTGACTGAGTTGCTGAAATACCCCAACGTCAAAAACTACGACGGTTCCTGGGTAGAATGGTCCTGGTACCGGCAGTTAGCGGTTGAAACCGGTCTGAAAACACCCGGTGAAGGGTCATAA
- a CDS encoding FAD-dependent oxidoreductase has product MKKHTIVLAGGGHTHALLLSALQKRPLPCHLVLLSSTRYTPYSGMLPGVISGAYQPEEAHIDLKVLAERCGCEFIEDDITGLTADRSEIITRTGQVIQYDTLSINTGSTQNRVIEGPDCVSIKPVNRFLPWLSSTLPERLKRYEQQSRPFNMVIVGGGAAGVEVAMALKARFSACPVLTLHILTANGVVAGHSPGVRRLVSKELIQKGIQVHSDFRVLSVLDHCITGQNGQQLTYDQVILATPAKPASWPGQSGLSIDQAGFVRVNAFLQSCSHSNVFACGDIAAFTETSLAKCGVYAVRQAPVLHHNLTAVLSGSSLKPYQPQQQFLSLLSCADGRAIASKGVFRAKGSLLWLWKNRIDKRFMAQFPLPQPGSMDS; this is encoded by the coding sequence ATGAAAAAACACACGATCGTGCTGGCAGGCGGAGGGCATACTCATGCCTTGCTGCTGAGCGCATTGCAGAAACGCCCTCTGCCCTGTCACCTTGTATTGCTGTCAAGCACTCGCTACACCCCCTACTCCGGAATGCTTCCGGGTGTAATATCCGGTGCCTATCAGCCCGAAGAGGCTCATATCGACCTGAAGGTACTGGCGGAACGTTGCGGTTGTGAATTTATTGAAGACGACATAACCGGATTAACAGCAGACCGCAGCGAAATCATCACCCGTACAGGGCAGGTTATTCAGTACGATACGCTCTCGATCAATACAGGTTCTACCCAGAACAGAGTGATAGAAGGACCAGACTGCGTCAGCATAAAACCGGTTAATCGCTTTCTTCCATGGTTGTCTTCAACACTTCCAGAGCGGTTAAAGCGATACGAACAGCAATCAAGGCCTTTCAATATGGTCATCGTGGGTGGAGGTGCAGCGGGTGTTGAGGTCGCCATGGCTCTCAAAGCACGCTTCAGCGCCTGTCCTGTGCTAACCCTTCACATTCTTACTGCAAACGGTGTGGTTGCCGGGCATTCTCCGGGGGTCAGACGACTGGTGAGCAAAGAACTCATTCAAAAAGGCATTCAGGTGCATTCCGACTTCAGGGTATTGTCCGTGCTGGACCATTGCATTACAGGACAAAATGGACAACAGCTGACTTATGATCAGGTCATTCTTGCCACACCCGCCAAACCGGCCAGCTGGCCGGGGCAGAGTGGATTGAGCATTGATCAGGCAGGTTTTGTTCGCGTGAACGCCTTTTTACAGTCCTGCAGCCACAGCAATGTGTTTGCCTGCGGTGATATTGCTGCTTTTACAGAAACATCTCTGGCAAAGTGCGGCGTCTATGCCGTCCGTCAGGCACCCGTTCTGCATCACAACCTTACTGCTGTACTTTCAGGCTCTTCCCTCAAACCTTACCAGCCCCAGCAACAATTTTTATCTCTGCTAAGCTGTGCGGATGGTCGCGCTATCGCCTCTAAAGGTGTCTTCAGAGCAAAGGGGAGTCTGCTATGGCTCTGGAAAAACCGGATCGACAAACGCTTTATGGCTCAGTTTCCTCTGCCACAGCCAGGTTCGATGGACTCCTGA